A DNA window from Pseudomonadota bacterium contains the following coding sequences:
- a CDS encoding peptidase M23 — protein sequence MKPGPYTFGLLASATLLALGTLLSLPLAAKEEPTHQKRLEAVRGQIRDLQEALKRSQTERGELQGILQNIETQLGGVARSLRTIDNDLEKGSRELKALHERRGKLHGSLAEQRDLLARQVRAAYAMGRQEQLKMLLNQQDPARVGRALVYYDYFNRARAQQISQVRTTLQELDQVELQITEKNVELAALRDRQLGEQRTLEAGRSARRELLARINQGIKSTGRQLTNLQEDEQRLVRLLQDLARRPAAENAERTAFAKLRGKLRWPTRGKIAVRYGEPRSIGKLRWQGMLIDAPEGREVRAVSHGRVAFADWLRGFGLLLIIDHGDGFMSLYGHNQSLFKETGDWVEPGDVVASVGASGGQSEAGLYFEIRQGGRPVNPQRWCESTKGLNVGMNWPA from the coding sequence GTGAAACCAGGCCCTTACACCTTCGGTCTCCTCGCCAGCGCAACCCTCCTTGCCTTAGGCACCCTGTTGTCCCTGCCCCTCGCCGCCAAGGAAGAACCGACCCATCAGAAACGTCTGGAGGCGGTACGCGGTCAGATCCGCGACCTGCAGGAGGCGTTGAAACGCTCCCAGACCGAACGTGGTGAACTCCAGGGCATTCTGCAAAACATCGAGACTCAACTGGGCGGCGTCGCACGCAGTCTGCGCACTATCGACAATGACCTCGAGAAGGGGTCGCGCGAACTCAAGGCGCTCCATGAGCGGCGCGGCAAACTGCATGGCAGCCTCGCCGAACAACGCGACCTCCTCGCCAGGCAGGTGCGCGCCGCCTACGCCATGGGGCGCCAGGAGCAGCTAAAAATGCTTCTCAATCAGCAGGACCCGGCGCGTGTCGGTCGCGCGCTGGTCTACTACGACTACTTCAATCGCGCCCGCGCCCAACAGATCAGCCAGGTTCGCACCACACTGCAGGAACTCGACCAGGTAGAACTTCAGATAACCGAAAAGAATGTCGAACTCGCGGCATTACGCGATCGCCAACTCGGCGAACAGCGGACACTGGAGGCGGGGCGCAGCGCGCGCAGGGAGTTGCTCGCAAGGATCAACCAGGGGATCAAATCCACCGGCAGACAGCTCACCAATCTTCAGGAGGACGAACAGCGCCTGGTCCGCCTGTTGCAGGATCTGGCGCGCCGCCCGGCGGCGGAAAACGCCGAACGCACCGCATTCGCCAAGCTGCGTGGCAAACTGCGCTGGCCGACGCGCGGCAAGATCGCCGTCCGCTATGGCGAGCCCCGTTCGATCGGCAAACTGCGTTGGCAGGGAATGCTCATCGATGCCCCCGAGGGTCGGGAGGTACGTGCCGTCTCCCATGGCCGGGTGGCCTTCGCCGACTGGCTGCGCGGCTTTGGTTTGCTGCTGATCATCGATCACGGTGACGGTTTCATGAGTCTCTACGGGCACAACCAGAGCCTTTTCAAAGAGACCGGCGACTGGGTCGAACCAGGTGATGTGGTAGCCAGTGTCGGGGCAAGCGGTGGCCAGAGCGAGGCTGGACTCTATTTCGAGATCCGTCAGGGGGGTCGGCCGGTCAATCCTCAGCGCTGGTGCGAAAGCACCAAGGGCTTGAATGTTGGGATGAATTGGCCCGCATGA
- a CDS encoding ArsR family transcriptional regulator, giving the protein MVIEISSFLAAKEEDIERTSRSLKAMSHPLRLKILCTLGDEEVSVQDIAEHVGTSQSNISQHLAILRDKGILASRKDANRVYYRVGDARTLRLLDMMREVFCSSPG; this is encoded by the coding sequence ATGGTGATCGAGATCAGCAGTTTTCTGGCAGCCAAGGAAGAGGACATTGAGCGTACATCGCGTTCGCTGAAGGCGATGTCTCATCCCTTACGGTTGAAAATCCTTTGCACCCTCGGTGACGAGGAGGTCAGCGTGCAGGATATCGCCGAACATGTGGGTACTTCGCAGAGCAATATCTCCCAGCATCTGGCGATCCTGCGGGACAAGGGTATACTTGCGTCGCGCAAGGATGCCAATCGGGTCTATTACCGGGTAGGGGATGCCCGGACGCTGCGCTTGCTGGACATGATGCGCGAGGTGTTCTGCTCCAGTCCGGGTTGA
- a CDS encoding rhodanese-like domain-containing protein, protein MERLIEFSTNHWYYTLALAATLGMLTYSFVAPRFRKFKAVSPIEATGLINRQDAVVLDIRESHEYNSGHIVDSIHIPLAKLPTRLKELESHKSKPIIVMCRTGTRTTPACNSLVNNGFEQVYTLHGGLVEWEAANLPVSRSSKPKKKRKGDKKE, encoded by the coding sequence ATGGAACGCCTGATCGAGTTTTCAACCAATCATTGGTACTACACGCTGGCGCTTGCAGCGACTTTGGGGATGCTGACCTACTCGTTTGTGGCGCCACGTTTTCGCAAGTTCAAGGCGGTCTCGCCGATCGAGGCTACCGGATTGATCAACCGTCAGGACGCCGTGGTGCTCGATATCCGGGAAAGCCACGAGTACAACAGCGGCCACATCGTGGACTCGATCCATATCCCGCTCGCCAAGCTTCCGACACGGCTGAAAGAGCTGGAGTCGCACAAGTCCAAGCCCATCATCGTCATGTGCCGGACCGGCACGCGTACCACCCCCGCCTGCAACAGTCTGGTCAACAACGGTTTCGAACAGGTCTATACCCTACACGGTGGCTTGGTTGAATGGGAAGCGGCCAATTTGCCCGTGTCACGATCCAGTAAGCCCAAGAAAAAGCGCAAGGGTGACAAGAAGGAGTAG
- the grxC gene encoding glutaredoxin 3 — MAEVVIYTTATCPYCMRARRLLERKGVSFQEIRVDLEPSRWQEMEERSRRNTVPQIFIGHRSIGGFDDLAELDFDGELDGLLGSSSQ, encoded by the coding sequence GTGGCCGAGGTTGTGATCTACACCACTGCCACTTGCCCCTACTGTATGCGGGCGCGGCGGCTGTTGGAGCGTAAAGGGGTCTCCTTTCAGGAAATCAGGGTCGATCTCGAACCCTCGCGCTGGCAGGAAATGGAAGAGCGCAGCCGGCGCAATACAGTCCCGCAGATCTTTATCGGACATCGCTCGATCGGCGGGTTTGACGATCTGGCTGAGTTGGATTTCGACGGTGAACTCGACGGACTGCTGGGAAGTTCGAGCCAATAA
- a CDS encoding protein-export chaperone SecB — translation MAEENQEQPAPESKGVNVQKIYLKDVSLEVPGAPLVFQNEWNPDADVQLGTASKKLGDGVFEVVLTVTVTTKLKDQTAFLVEVKQAGVFSMQGFGEQEYGPLLGSFCPGVLFPYAREAISDLVGKAGFPQLLLQPVNFDALYAQHVQQQAQAAEKAH, via the coding sequence ATGGCTGAAGAGAATCAGGAGCAACCGGCACCGGAGTCTAAAGGTGTCAACGTCCAGAAAATCTATCTCAAGGACGTTTCGTTGGAGGTACCCGGCGCGCCGCTGGTTTTCCAGAATGAGTGGAATCCCGATGCCGATGTGCAGCTGGGGACTGCCAGCAAGAAACTCGGCGACGGTGTCTTTGAGGTTGTGTTGACCGTGACCGTCACCACCAAACTCAAGGATCAGACCGCGTTCCTGGTGGAAGTCAAACAGGCCGGCGTCTTTAGCATGCAGGGTTTCGGCGAACAGGAGTACGGCCCGCTGCTCGGCAGTTTCTGCCCCGGCGTGCTGTTTCCCTACGCTCGTGAAGCGATCTCCGACCTCGTGGGTAAGGCAGGATTTCCCCAGCTGCTTCTTCAGCCGGTCAATTTCGATGCCCTGTATGCGCAGCACGTGCAGCAGCAGGCGCAGGCGGCCGAAAAGGCCCATTGA
- a CDS encoding NAD(P)-dependent glycerol-3-phosphate dehydrogenase translates to MKPTAPPIAVLGAGSWGTALALLLVRNGHRVRLWDHFSEHIAALVRDRVNSRYLPDFPLPKKLEPSADLAATIEGVTDILVVVPSHVFQALLEELRPLIAAEQRLIWATKGLVNGRLLHEVAAEIIGVDRPLAAVSGPSFAGEVAALLPTAVTVASPSQAYAQVVAGYLHSSRFRAYTSQDMVGVGLGGAVKNVLAVAAGIADGLGFGANGRSALITRGLAEMMRLGETLGADRETFMGLAGVGDLVLTCTDNQSRNRRMGLALAQGLGQQRAMEEIGQVVEGVRTTREVWAMARTHGVDMPITEQTYRVLYEDRSPREAVRDLLIRDQKPEFDLD, encoded by the coding sequence ATGAAGCCGACCGCACCGCCCATCGCTGTACTCGGTGCCGGATCGTGGGGTACCGCCCTGGCGCTGCTGCTGGTGCGCAATGGCCATCGGGTGCGACTTTGGGACCACTTTTCCGAGCACATCGCCGCCCTGGTACGCGATCGGGTCAACAGCCGCTATCTGCCCGATTTTCCCTTGCCCAAAAAACTGGAACCCAGCGCTGATCTGGCGGCGACCATCGAGGGTGTGACCGATATCCTGGTCGTGGTTCCCAGCCATGTCTTTCAGGCGCTGCTCGAGGAGTTGCGCCCACTGATCGCCGCTGAGCAAAGATTGATCTGGGCGACCAAGGGGCTGGTGAACGGGCGACTGCTCCACGAGGTGGCAGCGGAAATTATCGGGGTCGATCGTCCGCTGGCGGCGGTGTCGGGGCCGAGCTTTGCGGGGGAAGTGGCCGCCTTATTGCCCACTGCCGTCACGGTGGCCTCCCCTTCGCAGGCTTATGCGCAAGTCGTGGCCGGGTACCTGCACAGTTCGCGATTCCGCGCCTACACCAGCCAGGATATGGTGGGCGTCGGTTTGGGTGGTGCGGTGAAGAACGTCCTGGCCGTGGCGGCCGGGATCGCGGATGGTTTGGGTTTTGGCGCCAACGGGCGGTCGGCCTTAATTACCCGTGGGCTGGCTGAGATGATGCGCCTGGGCGAAACCCTGGGAGCCGATCGCGAGACCTTTATGGGCTTGGCCGGTGTTGGCGATCTGGTGCTCACCTGCACCGACAACCAATCGCGCAACCGGCGCATGGGATTGGCGCTGGCACAGGGTTTGGGACAGCAACGCGCGATGGAGGAGATCGGGCAGGTGGTCGAGGGCGTCAGGACCACCAGGGAAGTGTGGGCCATGGCGCGTACTCATGGCGTCGACATGCCGATCACCGAACAGACCTATCGCGTGCTTTACGAAGATCGCTCGCCGCGTGAGGCGGTGCGGGATCTGCTGATCCGCGACCAGAAGCCGGAGTTTGACCTGGATTAG
- the trmL gene encoding tRNA (uridine(34)/cytosine(34)/5-carboxymethylaminomethyluridine(34)-2'-O)-methyltransferase TrmL, giving the protein MFHVVLYQPEIPPNTGNIIRLCVNTGARLHLIRPLGFSVDDKQLRRAGLDYRERAELREHDSLEHFIAAAQPTRVLACSTRGRQHHTDVRYQPGDALLFGPETRGLPQPLLDELPAAHLICIPMVGGNRSLNLSNAVAVVLFEAWRQHGFAGAG; this is encoded by the coding sequence GTGTTTCACGTCGTACTCTACCAGCCCGAAATCCCCCCGAATACCGGCAACATCATACGCCTGTGCGTCAACACGGGTGCGCGCCTGCACCTGATCCGTCCGTTGGGTTTTTCCGTTGATGACAAGCAACTGCGTCGCGCCGGTCTCGACTACCGCGAACGCGCCGAGTTGCGCGAGCACGATTCCCTGGAGCACTTTATTGCGGCGGCACAGCCGACCCGGGTGCTTGCCTGCTCCACGCGTGGCCGCCAGCATCACACCGATGTGCGCTACCAGCCGGGAGATGCGTTGTTGTTCGGTCCCGAGACCCGTGGTCTGCCCCAACCATTGTTGGACGAGCTACCCGCGGCGCACCTGATATGCATTCCGATGGTAGGCGGGAACCGCAGCCTCAATCTGTCCAACGCCGTAGCGGTGGTGCTGTTCGAAGCCTGGCGTCAGCACGGTTTTGCCGGCGCCGGCTAA
- a CDS encoding dihydroorotate dehydrogenase: MSAEDLPTLAIDFCGLDFATPLVLLSGCVGFGEEYTRVEGFSNRDAGAVCLKGTTLEPRLGNPAHRVYETPEGMLNSIGLQNPGVDAVVRKILPQLDFTETRFIANVSGCTLEEYVEVTRRFDASPIDAIEINISCPNVEAGGVIFGNDPDMSARVVAACRAVTEKPLITKLSPNQTDIAENARRCIEAGSDAFAVINTLMGMAVDVESRTPVMGNNQGGLSGPAIKPVALLKVHQVYQVCRNHGIPIIGQGGITTAEDALEFLIAGASAVGIGTALFYDPLVCKEINSGISDYLQRHDLHGVAQLTGSLRLNPR; encoded by the coding sequence ATGAGTGCCGAAGATCTGCCGACGCTGGCCATTGATTTCTGCGGTCTTGACTTCGCGACACCGCTGGTGCTGTTGTCGGGCTGCGTCGGGTTCGGCGAAGAGTACACGCGGGTGGAGGGATTTTCCAACCGCGACGCCGGCGCGGTGTGCCTCAAGGGCACCACCCTGGAGCCGCGGCTCGGCAATCCCGCCCATCGTGTCTATGAAACACCGGAAGGTATGCTCAACTCCATCGGGCTACAGAACCCAGGTGTTGATGCGGTCGTGCGCAAGATACTGCCGCAACTCGATTTTACCGAGACGCGCTTTATCGCCAATGTCTCCGGCTGCACCCTGGAGGAGTATGTGGAAGTGACGCGGCGATTCGACGCTTCGCCCATCGACGCCATCGAGATCAATATCTCCTGCCCCAACGTCGAGGCGGGGGGCGTCATCTTCGGCAACGATCCCGACATGTCGGCCCGCGTGGTGGCGGCCTGCCGCGCGGTGACCGAAAAACCGCTCATCACCAAGCTCTCGCCCAATCAGACCGATATTGCCGAGAATGCCCGGCGCTGTATCGAGGCCGGCAGTGATGCCTTTGCAGTCATCAACACTTTGATGGGTATGGCGGTCGATGTGGAAAGCCGGACACCGGTCATGGGCAACAATCAGGGCGGGCTCTCGGGCCCGGCCATCAAGCCGGTGGCGCTGTTGAAGGTCCATCAGGTCTACCAGGTGTGCCGCAATCACGGCATTCCCATCATTGGACAGGGGGGTATCACAACGGCGGAGGATGCCCTGGAGTTTCTGATCGCCGGTGCCTCTGCAGTGGGTATCGGAACGGCGCTTTTCTATGACCCCTTGGTGTGCAAAGAAATTAACAGCGGAATCAGCGACTACCTCCAACGTCATGATCTGCACGGGGTGGCGCAGTTGACCGGGTCGTTGCGGCTCAATCCGCGTTGA
- a CDS encoding MSHA biogenesis protein MshK, which translates to MLLGWLTPVAAESLSDPTKPWDFKPQAAIDAAAAAVPAPALSSTMISPERRIAVIDGQIVQEGDRLGAMRVIAIQPGSVRLRGPQGYSTLKLLPTPIKKVAGKATE; encoded by the coding sequence GTGCTGCTGGGCTGGCTGACACCGGTTGCCGCCGAGAGTCTGAGCGATCCAACCAAACCATGGGATTTCAAACCCCAGGCTGCGATCGATGCGGCTGCGGCTGCCGTACCAGCCCCAGCGCTGAGCTCGACCATGATCTCGCCAGAGCGTCGCATTGCGGTAATTGACGGACAGATAGTTCAGGAGGGTGATCGCTTGGGCGCAATGAGGGTGATCGCCATTCAGCCAGGTAGTGTGCGGCTGCGCGGACCACAGGGGTATTCGACTCTCAAACTGCTACCGACGCCGATAAAAAAAGTGGCGGGGAAGGCAACCGAATGA
- a CDS encoding pilus (MSHA type) biogenesis protein MshL: MKPFHRQVLIVALGVGSLLAGCTAPPPRGGSTLEEIQQTVDSAAQEQQVATPVAEIPRAVSDALLPPIAVGLPGAGPREVEQRFDVRVHQVDARAFFMGLVEGTRHNAVVHPDVSGTISLDLKNVTIDEVMDTVRDVYGYEYQKTRTGYQIMPIRMRSQIFEVNYINVKRSGKSSTQVSSGQVSDRVSSTEDSNGESSTTTEATAGSRIETQSDSDFWAELKNALQTLIGTEGGRNVVVTPQSGLVVVRALPAELREIAEFLSTSQVVLQRQVILEAKIVEVSLSDGFQSGINWAQLGTHNGESLVIGQTGGGTLFGDGVSSIAGNTGSLDPNAYSGVSGNDVSAFGGAFTIAANTSNFNAFIELLKAQGDVQVLSSPRVSTVNNQKAVIKVGSDEFFVTSISSTTTTGTTTTTTPEIELTPFFSGIALDVTPQIADGGEIILHIHPTVSEVVDQTKSITVFGTTQTLPLAFSSVRESDSIVRAASGQVVVIGGLMKDQTKFNKAGTPGLSDAPVVGGLFQHKKQSVAKTELVILLRPIVVDASGRQFSDDLRDTAKRIRRLGGDALE; this comes from the coding sequence ATGAAACCGTTCCATCGGCAGGTGTTAATCGTGGCCCTGGGTGTGGGGTCTCTGTTGGCTGGATGTACGGCGCCGCCTCCGCGCGGTGGCAGTACCCTCGAAGAGATCCAGCAGACCGTGGATTCGGCCGCCCAGGAGCAACAGGTGGCGACTCCGGTAGCGGAGATTCCCCGCGCGGTCAGTGATGCCCTGCTGCCGCCGATTGCGGTGGGCTTGCCGGGTGCAGGCCCCAGAGAGGTGGAGCAGCGATTCGATGTCCGGGTTCATCAGGTGGATGCGCGCGCCTTCTTTATGGGGTTGGTTGAGGGCACCCGCCATAACGCCGTTGTTCACCCGGATGTATCGGGCACGATTTCCCTGGATTTGAAGAACGTCACAATCGATGAGGTGATGGATACGGTTCGCGATGTCTATGGTTACGAGTATCAGAAGACGCGCACCGGGTATCAGATAATGCCGATTCGCATGCGCTCGCAGATCTTTGAAGTCAACTACATCAACGTCAAGCGCAGTGGCAAGTCGTCCACCCAGGTCAGTTCAGGGCAGGTATCTGATCGAGTCAGCAGCACGGAAGATTCCAACGGCGAGAGCAGCACGACTACCGAAGCGACGGCGGGCAGTCGCATCGAGACGCAATCGGACTCCGATTTCTGGGCGGAACTGAAGAATGCTCTGCAGACCTTGATCGGAACGGAGGGCGGGCGCAACGTCGTAGTTACGCCACAGTCGGGACTGGTGGTGGTGCGCGCGTTGCCGGCGGAGCTTAGAGAGATCGCGGAATTCCTCAGCACCTCACAGGTGGTGTTGCAGCGTCAGGTGATTCTTGAGGCCAAGATCGTCGAGGTTTCGCTCAGTGACGGTTTTCAATCGGGAATCAACTGGGCACAACTGGGCACGCACAACGGCGAGAGCCTGGTCATCGGCCAAACCGGGGGCGGAACGCTGTTTGGCGATGGGGTCTCAAGTATCGCCGGCAATACCGGCAGTCTCGATCCCAATGCCTATAGCGGAGTCAGCGGTAACGATGTCAGCGCGTTCGGGGGTGCGTTCACAATTGCCGCGAACACCAGCAATTTCAACGCCTTTATCGAATTGTTGAAAGCTCAGGGCGATGTGCAGGTGCTCTCCAGTCCGCGCGTCTCGACCGTTAATAATCAGAAAGCCGTCATCAAGGTCGGATCGGATGAGTTCTTCGTCACCTCCATCTCCAGTACCACAACCACCGGTACGACGACGACCACAACACCCGAGATCGAGCTCACGCCGTTTTTCTCCGGCATTGCCCTGGATGTCACGCCGCAGATAGCCGATGGCGGGGAAATTATTCTGCATATCCATCCTACCGTCAGCGAGGTGGTGGATCAGACCAAAAGCATAACTGTCTTCGGAACCACACAAACGCTGCCGTTGGCGTTTAGCAGCGTGCGGGAGTCCGATAGCATCGTTCGTGCTGCCAGCGGCCAGGTGGTGGTGATTGGCGGCCTGATGAAAGACCAGACAAAATTCAACAAGGCGGGAACTCCGGGGCTCAGCGATGCGCCGGTAGTGGGTGGGTTGTTCCAGCATAAAAAACAGAGCGTTGCCAAAACGGAGTTGGTGATTTTGTTGAGACCCATTGTGGTCGACGCTAGCGGGCGGCAGTTCAGCGATGACTTGCGCGATACCGCAAAACGCATCCGCCGCTTGGGTGGCGATGCGTTGGAGTAA
- a CDS encoding AAA family ATPase has protein sequence MYLDHFGLRDLPFRLTPDTSYFFNAGGHQEALNVLLLALRSGEGFIKVTGEVGTGKTLLCRMLLNSLGDDQYCTGYIPNPLLTPAALVMALADELDLKVARNQGWYRLLRLINERLVEIVREGRRVVLILDEAQAMPQESMEALRLLSNLETEKNKLLQVVMFGQPELDEALQRKSLRQLRQRIAFSYRLPEMDRKSMEAYVTHRFYVAGYRGPLPLTGNALDTLFKASRGIPRLINILSHKSLMAAYGRGDREVTPRHVRAAIEDTEDTAAAFQGGWLRKRWAWLGLVAMVTLGAGAAFWGSVA, from the coding sequence ATGTATCTTGACCACTTTGGATTGCGCGATCTGCCCTTCCGGTTGACACCGGACACCAGCTACTTTTTCAATGCCGGCGGACATCAGGAAGCGCTCAATGTCCTGTTGCTGGCATTACGCAGTGGCGAAGGGTTTATCAAAGTCACCGGTGAGGTAGGTACTGGAAAGACCTTGCTTTGCCGCATGCTGCTCAATTCCCTTGGCGACGATCAGTATTGCACTGGCTATATTCCCAATCCACTGTTGACACCTGCAGCACTCGTGATGGCGTTGGCCGACGAACTGGATCTCAAGGTTGCGCGCAACCAGGGTTGGTATCGTCTTCTCAGGCTCATCAACGAGAGGCTGGTGGAGATCGTGCGCGAGGGTCGGCGCGTGGTATTGATTCTCGATGAGGCGCAAGCCATGCCGCAGGAGAGCATGGAGGCGCTGCGGCTGCTGTCGAATCTGGAAACCGAGAAGAACAAACTTTTGCAGGTTGTGATGTTCGGCCAACCCGAACTCGATGAAGCTCTGCAACGAAAATCGCTGCGCCAGTTGCGTCAACGTATTGCCTTTTCGTATCGATTGCCCGAGATGGATCGCAAGTCGATGGAAGCGTATGTGACACATCGTTTCTATGTCGCGGGGTACCGCGGGCCGTTGCCATTGACGGGTAACGCTTTGGATACGCTTTTCAAGGCCAGTCGGGGTATACCGCGTCTTATCAATATTTTGAGCCACAAATCGCTGATGGCGGCTTATGGCCGGGGGGACCGGGAAGTGACACCGCGGCATGTGCGTGCCGCGATAGAGGATACCGAAGATACGGCTGCGGCGTTTCAGGGTGGTTGGCTGCGTAAGCGCTGGGCCTGGTTGGGATTGGTCGCCATGGTAACACTTGGCGCAGGCGCTGCATTCTGGGGAAGCGTGGCATGA
- a CDS encoding type II/IV secretion system protein, producing MARQRIRLGDLLVEHSVITTAQLQEALGAQKKLGLKLGRTLIRLNAITEDKLLDFLAQQLQVPFIDLKRYQYNAEAVRLLPETYARRFRAIVLNEEPDGHLLVGMSDPTDIFSYDEICRLLGRSVRQAIVRESDALTLIDQVYRHSDEIVTLASQLDEEMGETGIDLDQLMQNEDTADAPVVKLLQTLFEDAVRGNASDIHIEPDEQVLRIRMRVDGVLQEQVMKERRIASALVSRLKLMCGLDISEKRLPQDGRFNIRVSGRAIDVRLSTMPVQYGESVVMRLLDHSAGLLDLDHMGMPAEMLNRFRRLIHRPYGMILVTGPTGSGKTTTLYAALNELNVPAKKIITVEDPVEYKLPRINQVQVNFKINLTFAGVLRSALRQDPDIIMVGEMRDEETMRIGLRSALTGHLVLSTLHTNDAVGAGSRLIDMGGEGYLVASGLRAVLAQRLIRKICEHCKQSYTPDAAQSTTLETLLGTPASGGQFMQGAGCNRCNNTGYRGRLGVFELLELDSSMMNALRREDTAAFTTAANDNPGYRSLTLAAYDYAREGVTSLDEVLRVAGQVEESGIGGAGVAGAVA from the coding sequence GTGGCGCGGCAGAGAATCCGCCTGGGCGACCTGCTGGTTGAGCATTCGGTCATTACCACCGCGCAATTGCAGGAAGCGCTGGGGGCGCAGAAGAAACTAGGACTCAAGCTCGGCCGGACGCTGATCCGGCTGAATGCCATCACCGAGGACAAGTTGCTGGATTTCCTCGCTCAGCAACTCCAGGTTCCGTTCATAGATTTGAAGCGCTATCAGTACAACGCCGAGGCGGTGCGTCTGCTGCCCGAAACCTATGCTCGTCGTTTCCGGGCAATAGTCCTGAACGAGGAGCCGGACGGACATCTCCTGGTCGGCATGTCCGATCCCACCGATATCTTCAGCTACGACGAGATTTGTCGACTGTTGGGGCGCTCCGTGCGACAGGCGATTGTGCGCGAATCCGACGCGTTGACGCTTATCGATCAGGTCTATCGTCACAGTGATGAGATCGTCACCCTTGCCTCGCAGCTGGATGAGGAGATGGGCGAGACCGGTATCGATCTCGACCAGTTGATGCAGAACGAGGACACCGCCGATGCGCCGGTGGTCAAGTTACTGCAAACCTTGTTCGAAGATGCCGTGCGGGGCAACGCCTCGGATATTCATATCGAGCCCGACGAACAGGTATTGCGCATTCGCATGCGTGTTGATGGGGTTCTGCAGGAACAGGTGATGAAGGAGCGACGGATAGCGTCCGCGCTGGTGTCTCGCCTCAAGCTGATGTGCGGGCTCGACATTTCCGAGAAACGTCTGCCCCAGGATGGACGGTTCAACATTCGGGTTTCCGGTCGTGCTATCGATGTACGCCTCTCGACCATGCCGGTGCAGTATGGCGAATCGGTGGTAATGCGTTTGCTGGATCATTCGGCGGGACTGCTGGACCTCGATCATATGGGAATGCCGGCGGAGATGCTGAACCGGTTCCGCCGACTCATACACCGCCCCTACGGCATGATCCTGGTGACCGGTCCGACTGGAAGCGGCAAAACCACGACGCTTTACGCAGCGCTCAACGAACTCAACGTCCCGGCGAAGAAAATCATCACTGTTGAAGATCCGGTAGAGTACAAGTTGCCGCGCATCAATCAGGTCCAGGTGAATTTCAAGATCAACCTCACATTTGCGGGCGTGCTGCGCTCGGCATTGCGCCAGGACCCGGACATCATAATGGTTGGCGAAATGCGTGATGAAGAAACGATGCGTATCGGTTTGCGTTCGGCGCTGACCGGTCACCTGGTCCTCTCGACCTTGCATACCAACGATGCCGTGGGGGCGGGAAGTCGCCTGATCGATATGGGGGGCGAGGGCTATCTTGTGGCCTCGGGCCTGCGTGCGGTCCTGGCGCAACGTTTGATACGCAAGATATGCGAGCATTGCAAGCAGTCCTACACTCCGGATGCAGCGCAAAGCACCACCCTGGAAACGCTGCTGGGCACACCCGCCAGCGGCGGGCAGTTTATGCAGGGGGCGGGGTGCAATCGTTGCAACAATACGGGTTATCGCGGCCGGCTCGGTGTCTTCGAACTCCTGGAGCTGGATTCGTCGATGATGAACGCACTGCGTCGCGAGGATACGGCGGCATTTACCACTGCCGCCAACGATAACCCGGGCTATAGATCTCTGACGTTGGCGGCCTACGATTACGCGCGCGAGGGTGTGACCTCTCTCGATGAAGTATTGCGCGTGGCGGGGCAGGTGGAAGAGAGTGGAATTGGCGGCGCCGGTGTGGCTGGCGCTGTGGCTTGA